One Mesorhizobium loti genomic window carries:
- a CDS encoding Type I phosphodiesterase/nucleotide pyrophosphatase has protein sequence MTARILMIALDGADGALLDRASRDGMLPSLAALRARGRVKYLTAHAGATDDALWASFQYAAGMGEHGRYHYEQRLRSGQFGMVCTDEIDRETFWETAPELRIGVFDIPKCRLPRQFNGIHLADWLVHGRYFREPKSYPAALAGDVVTRFGAAPPSRCDHEGRLNDTEATAVVANLRLAVASKHAAALHYLGSESWDLFIVGFKEAHCASHALWDLVDGADPKFDPARNSRLGAPIDMILGDIDRAIGDLVASAGPDTEIVVFSTTEMRPNATLAHLMPEIVDRMNRILGESHWTRFVRHVVKARDRRWWPRCEMLPYNENCAALRINPSVVFKDGGIEVERSRLLDQVESLLMELREDHTGQPVITMIDRAARQHAGARAAELPDLLVHYRAGVCPGAVCSSRLGRVEAKPPGLRPGNHAPGGFLIVVGNKLDASKVTGMQNLGPMAMRVLNGSSSLPTDKSGFARFS, from the coding sequence GTGACCGCGCGGATTCTCATGATCGCGCTCGACGGGGCGGATGGAGCCTTGCTCGACAGGGCGAGTCGGGACGGTATGCTGCCCAGTCTCGCCGCGTTGCGGGCACGAGGCAGGGTCAAATATCTCACCGCACATGCGGGCGCGACGGACGACGCGCTGTGGGCCTCGTTCCAATACGCGGCCGGCATGGGTGAACACGGCCGCTATCACTATGAGCAACGGCTGCGCAGCGGCCAGTTCGGCATGGTTTGCACCGATGAAATCGACCGCGAAACCTTCTGGGAAACGGCGCCGGAACTCAGGATAGGCGTCTTCGACATTCCAAAATGCCGCCTCCCGCGACAGTTCAATGGCATCCATCTTGCAGACTGGCTTGTCCATGGGCGCTATTTCCGCGAGCCCAAAAGCTATCCGGCAGCGCTTGCCGGTGACGTGGTCACGCGCTTCGGCGCCGCGCCGCCGAGCAGATGTGACCATGAAGGCCGATTGAACGACACCGAGGCTACAGCGGTTGTGGCCAATCTGCGCCTTGCAGTCGCCAGCAAACATGCCGCCGCCCTGCACTATCTCGGCAGCGAGTCCTGGGATCTGTTCATCGTCGGGTTCAAGGAGGCGCACTGCGCCAGCCATGCGCTTTGGGATCTCGTCGACGGGGCGGACCCGAAGTTCGACCCGGCCCGCAACAGTCGGCTCGGCGCCCCGATCGACATGATTCTTGGCGACATTGATCGCGCGATTGGCGATCTCGTGGCCTCAGCCGGCCCAGACACTGAGATCGTGGTGTTCTCGACGACGGAAATGCGGCCGAACGCTACGCTTGCTCACCTGATGCCGGAAATTGTCGACCGTATGAACCGCATCCTCGGTGAGTCGCATTGGACGCGGTTTGTGCGCCATGTCGTGAAAGCCAGGGACCGGCGCTGGTGGCCGCGTTGCGAAATGCTGCCTTACAACGAGAACTGCGCGGCTCTTCGCATCAATCCATCCGTGGTCTTCAAGGATGGTGGCATTGAGGTCGAGCGATCAAGACTGCTCGATCAGGTTGAATCCCTCCTGATGGAACTGAGGGAAGACCATACCGGCCAGCCGGTGATCACGATGATCGACAGGGCGGCTCGACAGCATGCCGGCGCGCGCGCGGCCGAATTGCCTGATCTCCTGGTGCATTATCGCGCTGGCGTGTGCCCAGGCGCGGTGTGCTCATCCAGACTTGGACGCGTTGAAGCCAAGCCGCCGGGATTAAGACCTGGCAATCACGCCCCGGGCGGTTTCCTCATTGTCGTCGGGAACAAGCTCGATGCCTCGAAGGTCACCGGCATGCAGAACCTGGGGCCGATGGCAATGCGTGTACTGAATGGTTCTAGTAGCTTGCCAACGGATAAGAGCGGGTTTGCCCGGTTTTCTTGA
- a CDS encoding acetyltransferase, which yields MTIRKAVVRDLQAVVSLTTAAYAPYNAILEAPPIPVTEDYAPRIERGEVWLLESGGELAGALTLERYVDHAMIFSVAVSPAFQGKGFGIKLLNHADQQTRLWGLPETRLYTNAKMERNIALYLAYGYRETGRRPNPYRPGWTLVDMAKAADKNPAS from the coding sequence ATGACCATTAGAAAAGCGGTGGTCAGGGACCTCCAGGCTGTCGTCTCGCTGACCACGGCTGCCTATGCGCCCTACAACGCCATACTGGAGGCGCCGCCGATTCCGGTGACCGAGGATTATGCGCCGCGCATCGAGAGGGGCGAGGTCTGGCTGCTGGAGAGCGGCGGCGAACTTGCCGGAGCGCTCACACTGGAGCGGTATGTGGATCACGCGATGATCTTCTCCGTCGCGGTGTCGCCCGCCTTCCAGGGCAAGGGTTTTGGCATAAAGCTGCTCAATCACGCGGATCAACAGACACGCCTGTGGGGCTTGCCGGAGACACGGCTCTACACCAATGCGAAAATGGAACGAAACATCGCGCTCTATCTCGCTTACGGCTATCGCGAAACGGGTCGTCGGCCCAATCCCTACCGGCCAGGCTGGACGCTCGTCGACATGGCGAAGGCGGCCGACAAAAACCCTGCTTCGTGA
- a CDS encoding excinuclease ABC subunit A, translating to MADHKFLSIRGAREHNLKNVDLDLPRDSLIVMTGLSGSGKSSLAFDTIYAEGQRRYVESLSAYARQFLEMMQKPDVDQIDGLSPAISIEQKTTSKNPRSTVGTVTEIYDYMRLLFARVGVPYSPATGLPIESQTVSQMVDRVLALEEGTRLFLLAPIVRGRKGEYRKELLELQKKGFQRVKVDGVFYEIADVPALDKKYKHDIDVVVDRIVVRGDLATRLADSIETALKLAEGLAVAEFADRPLDSSQTGEDSVNKSKNETHERILFSEKFACPVSGFTIPEIEPRLFSFNNPFGACPTCDGLGSQRAIDPNLVVPDENVSLRDGAVSPWAKSTSPYYVQTLEALGKAYNFKLGDKFKDLSTEAQDAILRGTGEREVTFQYDDGLRSYKTTKTFEGVIPNLERRWKETESAWMREEIERFMSATPCPVCKGYRLKPEALAVKIGGKHIGEVTEQSIRKADQWFTDLPAQLNDKQNEIAVRVLKEIRERLRFLNDVGLDYLTLSRNSGTLSGGESQRIRLASQIGSGLTGVLYVLDEPSIGLHQRDNARLLDTLKHLRDIGNTVIVVEHDEDAILHADYVVDMGPAAGIHGGEIIAQGTPQQVMANPNSITGKYLSGALEVATPGVRREAKKNRRLKIVGARGNNLKNVTAEIPLGTFTAVTGVSGGGKSTFLIETLFKAASRRIMGSREHPAEHDRIEGLEFLDKVIDIDQSPIGRTPRSNPATYTGAFTPIRDWFAGLPEAKARGYQPGRFSFNVKGGRCEACQGDGVIKIEMHFLPDVYVTCDVCHGKRYNRETLDVLFKGKSIADVLDMTVEEGVDFFAAVPGVRDKLDTLKQVGLGYIHIGQQATTLSGGEAQRIKLAKELSRKATGKTLYILDEPTTGLHFHDVAKLLEVLHELVDQGNTVVVIEHNLEVIKTADWVLDLGPEGGDGGGELVAQGTPEAIVREKRSYTGQFLKELLERRPGGKREAAE from the coding sequence ATGGCCGACCATAAATTCCTTTCCATTCGCGGGGCGCGCGAACACAACCTGAAGAATGTCGATCTCGACCTGCCGCGTGACAGTTTGATCGTCATGACCGGCCTGTCCGGTTCAGGCAAATCCTCGCTCGCCTTCGACACCATCTACGCCGAAGGCCAGCGCCGTTATGTCGAGAGCCTGTCGGCCTATGCCCGGCAATTCCTCGAAATGATGCAGAAGCCCGACGTCGACCAGATCGACGGCCTGTCGCCTGCCATCTCGATCGAGCAGAAGACCACCTCGAAGAATCCGCGTTCGACGGTCGGCACCGTCACCGAGATCTACGACTATATGCGCCTGCTGTTTGCCCGTGTCGGCGTGCCCTATTCGCCGGCCACCGGCCTGCCGATCGAGAGCCAGACGGTCAGCCAGATGGTCGACCGCGTGCTGGCGCTGGAGGAAGGCACGCGCCTGTTCCTGCTGGCGCCGATCGTGCGCGGCCGCAAGGGCGAGTACCGCAAGGAACTGCTGGAACTGCAGAAGAAGGGTTTTCAGCGCGTCAAGGTCGATGGCGTCTTCTATGAGATCGCCGATGTTCCGGCGCTCGACAAGAAGTACAAGCACGACATCGACGTCGTCGTCGACCGCATCGTCGTGCGCGGCGATCTTGCCACGCGTCTCGCCGACTCCATCGAGACGGCGCTGAAGCTCGCCGAGGGGCTGGCGGTGGCCGAGTTCGCCGACAGGCCGCTCGATTCCAGCCAGACCGGCGAGGATTCGGTCAACAAGTCGAAGAACGAGACGCATGAGCGCATCCTGTTCTCCGAAAAATTCGCCTGTCCGGTGTCCGGCTTCACCATTCCCGAAATCGAGCCGCGGCTGTTCTCGTTCAACAACCCGTTCGGCGCCTGCCCGACCTGCGACGGTCTCGGCAGTCAGCGCGCCATCGATCCCAATCTCGTCGTGCCCGACGAGAACGTGTCGTTGCGCGACGGCGCCGTCAGCCCGTGGGCGAAATCGACCTCGCCCTATTACGTGCAGACGCTCGAGGCACTGGGTAAGGCCTACAACTTCAAGCTCGGCGACAAGTTCAAGGATTTGAGCACCGAGGCCCAGGACGCGATCCTGCGCGGCACCGGCGAGCGCGAAGTCACCTTCCAGTATGATGACGGGCTGCGCTCCTACAAGACGACCAAGACTTTTGAGGGCGTCATCCCCAATCTCGAACGGCGCTGGAAGGAAACCGAATCCGCCTGGATGCGCGAGGAGATCGAGCGCTTCATGTCGGCGACGCCCTGCCCGGTCTGCAAAGGCTACCGGTTGAAGCCTGAGGCGCTGGCGGTGAAGATCGGCGGCAAACACATCGGCGAAGTGACCGAACAGTCGATCCGCAAGGCCGACCAGTGGTTCACCGACCTGCCCGCCCAGCTCAACGACAAGCAGAACGAGATCGCGGTCAGGGTGCTGAAGGAAATCCGCGAGCGCCTGCGCTTCCTCAACGATGTCGGCCTCGACTACCTGACCCTGTCGCGCAATTCCGGCACGCTGTCGGGCGGCGAAAGCCAGCGCATTCGGCTGGCGTCGCAGATCGGCTCCGGCCTGACCGGCGTGCTCTACGTGCTGGACGAGCCGTCGATCGGTCTCCATCAGCGCGACAATGCGCGCCTGCTCGATACGCTGAAGCACCTGCGCGACATCGGCAACACGGTGATCGTCGTCGAACATGACGAGGACGCCATCCTGCATGCCGACTATGTCGTCGACATGGGTCCGGCCGCCGGCATCCATGGCGGCGAGATCATCGCCCAGGGCACGCCGCAGCAGGTGATGGCCAACCCCAATTCGATCACCGGCAAATATCTGTCGGGCGCGCTTGAAGTGGCGACACCAGGCGTGCGGCGTGAGGCAAAAAAGAACCGGCGCCTGAAGATCGTCGGAGCACGCGGCAACAATCTGAAGAACGTCACCGCCGAAATCCCGCTCGGCACCTTCACAGCCGTCACCGGCGTGTCGGGCGGCGGCAAGTCGACCTTCCTGATCGAGACGCTGTTCAAGGCGGCCTCGCGCCGCATCATGGGGTCGCGCGAACATCCGGCCGAACATGACCGCATCGAGGGCCTGGAATTCCTCGACAAGGTCATCGACATCGACCAGTCGCCGATTGGACGGACCCCGCGTTCGAACCCCGCCACCTATACCGGCGCCTTCACGCCGATCCGCGACTGGTTCGCCGGCTTGCCCGAAGCCAAGGCGCGCGGCTACCAGCCGGGGCGTTTCTCCTTCAACGTCAAGGGCGGCCGCTGCGAGGCCTGCCAGGGCGACGGCGTCATCAAGATCGAGATGCACTTCCTGCCCGACGTCTACGTCACTTGCGACGTCTGCCACGGCAAGCGTTACAACCGCGAAACACTTGACGTGCTGTTCAAGGGCAAGTCGATCGCCGACGTGCTCGACATGACGGTCGAGGAAGGCGTCGATTTCTTCGCCGCCGTGCCCGGCGTGCGCGACAAGCTCGACACGCTCAAGCAGGTTGGCCTCGGTTACATCCATATCGGCCAGCAGGCGACGACGCTGTCCGGCGGCGAGGCACAGCGCATCAAACTCGCCAAGGAACTGTCGCGCAAGGCGACCGGCAAGACGCTCTACATCCTCGACGAGCCGACCACCGGCCTGCATTTCCACGACGTCGCCAAGCTGTTGGAAGTGCTGCATGAACTGGTCGACCAGGGCAACACGGTGGTGGTCATCGAGCACAATCTTGAAGTGATCAAGACCGCCGACTGGGTGCTCGACCTCGGTCCCGAAGGCGGTGACGGCGGCGGCGAACTGGTCGCCCAAGGCACGCCGGAAGCGATCGTGCGCGAAAAGCGCAGCTACACCGGCCAGTTCCTCAAGGAGCTGCTGGAGCGGCGCCCCGGAGGCAAGCGCGAAGCGGCGGAGTGA